From the Nonlabens marinus S1-08 genome, one window contains:
- a CDS encoding phosphatidate cytidylyltransferase, which translates to MRELLVRSISGILYVSLVVLSALYAPEWVFILLFCVFAFICLVELMPMIRLRQWVIYPLLPIAYYLVAWQGVSQNIVYVLLVATLLVNVYLIRDLVLVDRIALFNTKKHIIALLYLIGSSLFLVLIPNIVESYRPELLIGIFAIIWTNDSFAYITGRLFGKHKLMKRISPKKTIEGFLGGLFMAIGAGIALHFYLASTGRDDYSVYDWAIIAFVVAFFGTIGDLIQSKIKRQAAVKDSGSIMPGHGGIFDRMDSIIFAAPFAYLTFLIINHVS; encoded by the coding sequence ATGAGAGAATTATTAGTTCGTTCCATATCGGGAATACTTTATGTCTCGTTGGTGGTTCTCAGTGCTTTATACGCACCAGAATGGGTTTTCATACTTCTATTTTGCGTTTTTGCTTTCATTTGCTTAGTAGAATTAATGCCGATGATTCGACTAAGACAGTGGGTAATTTATCCACTACTCCCCATCGCTTATTACCTTGTAGCATGGCAAGGTGTTTCACAAAATATTGTCTATGTACTACTGGTAGCCACCTTACTAGTAAATGTGTATCTGATCAGAGACTTAGTATTAGTTGATCGAATTGCTTTATTCAATACAAAGAAACACATCATCGCTCTTTTATACCTTATTGGCTCGAGTTTATTCCTTGTATTGATTCCTAATATTGTAGAAAGCTATAGGCCTGAGTTACTGATTGGGATTTTTGCGATTATATGGACGAATGATAGCTTTGCCTACATCACAGGTAGACTATTTGGGAAACATAAATTAATGAAACGCATTTCTCCTAAAAAAACGATTGAAGGCTTTTTAGGTGGTCTATTTATGGCAATAGGTGCAGGTATAGCGCTTCACTTTTACTTAGCATCTACAGGACGTGACGATTATTCAGTCTACGATTGGGCCATTATTGCATTTGTCGTAGCATTTTTTGGGACGATAGGAGATCTAATTCAATCAAAAATAAAGAGACAAGCAGCTGTAAAAGATAGCGGTAGTATTATGCCTGGTCACGGTGGTATATTTGACCGCATGGACAGCATCATATTTGCAGCTCCCTTTGCTTACTTAACTTTTTTAATCATCAACCATGTTTCATAA
- a CDS encoding phosphatidylserine decarboxylase family protein, giving the protein MFHKEGTPSIIIAIIIATALAAVAFTIPMPIWLHFVLVALSVFVIVIILQFFRNPKRRTVLDDTTIVSPVDGKVVVIEKVKENEFFKDERIMISVFMSPINVHVTRYPIGGKIAYSKYHPGKYLVAWHPKASEENERTTVVINHKNTTRIMYRQIAGALAKRIVNYAVENDTVVQGTDSGFIKFGSRVDVYLPLDANIKVELNQKLRGGESILASF; this is encoded by the coding sequence ATGTTTCATAAAGAAGGTACTCCATCCATCATTATAGCTATCATAATTGCCACAGCACTCGCAGCAGTAGCGTTCACAATTCCTATGCCTATATGGCTACATTTTGTGCTAGTTGCTCTTTCTGTATTTGTAATTGTAATTATTCTTCAATTCTTTAGAAATCCAAAAAGAAGAACCGTTTTAGATGATACCACCATTGTTTCCCCAGTGGATGGTAAGGTTGTGGTCATTGAAAAAGTAAAGGAAAATGAATTTTTCAAAGATGAGCGGATCATGATATCTGTATTCATGTCACCCATCAATGTTCATGTCACCCGTTACCCTATAGGCGGTAAAATCGCGTACAGTAAATACCATCCAGGTAAATATCTAGTGGCTTGGCATCCTAAAGCCAGTGAAGAAAATGAGCGTACTACTGTAGTTATCAACCATAAAAACACTACACGTATTATGTACCGTCAAATTGCTGGAGCATTGGCTAAGCGTATTGTGAACTACGCTGTAGAAAACGATACTGTGGTGCAGGGAACGGATAGCGGATTCATTAAATTTGGATCACGCGTTGATGTTTACCTTCCTTTAGATGCAAATATTAAGGTGGAGCTCAACCAGAAATTAAGAGGTGGAGAATCGATCCTAGCTAGTTTTTAA
- a CDS encoding acyl-CoA-binding protein — MTDDELDTNFKAAFAKASSEEQSQVPMELQLHLYAYYKRVIDEPYVSNRSFEANDLRSGFKMNALIQVQQISKKEAKKRYIEIIEKLYPKPW; from the coding sequence ATGACAGATGACGAGTTAGATACTAATTTTAAGGCCGCTTTCGCGAAAGCGAGCTCTGAAGAACAGTCCCAAGTACCCATGGAGCTGCAGCTCCACTTGTATGCTTATTACAAAAGAGTGATCGACGAGCCTTACGTAAGCAATCGCAGCTTTGAAGCAAACGATTTAAGGTCGGGATTTAAAATGAACGCATTAATTCAAGTGCAACAAATCTCCAAGAAGGAAGCAAAAAAACGATACATCGAAATCATCGAAAAACTGTACCCTAAACCTTGGTAA
- a CDS encoding valine--tRNA ligase, producing the protein MSLASKYDSKAAEEKWYSYWMENDFFKSVPDDRESYTIVIPPPNVTGVLHMGHMLNNTIQDVLIRRARLKGFNACWVPGTDHASIATEAKVVKKLKEQGIDKNDLTREEFLSHAWDWTHEYGGIILEQLKKLGASCDWSRTKFTLDDDMSASVIQVFIDLYNKGLIYRGYRMVNWDPEAQTTLSDEEVIYEERNGHLYYLEYPVKGTTDKVTIATTRPETILGDTAICVHPDDSRYTHLIGKTVLVPISNREIPVIADEYVDVEFGTGCLKITPAHDENDKKIGEKHGLEVIDIFNPDATLNSFGLHYQGKDRFEVRKEISQELEEKGFLVKKENHVHKVGTSERTKAVIEPRLSDQWFLKMEDLAQPAIKAVREDIVELLPAKFKSTYFHWMENVRDWNISRQLMWGQRIPAYYYGDGKEDFVVASSMDEAVSLSRKRTNNNSITEEDLRQENDVLDTWFSSWLWPISVFNGVLEPENEEINYYYPTRDLVTGPDILFFWVARMIVAGYELRDEKPFDKVYLTGLVRDKQRRKMSKSLGNSPDALKLLEEYGADGVRVGLLLSSAAGNDLMFDEDLCQQGKNFVNKIWNAFRLIKGWEVDKSLPQPDYAAQGIAWYRSRFAEALNEIEDHYSKYRISDVLMTSYKLIWDDFCGWLLEIIKPEYQQPIDPQTLAQVTELLEDNLRLMHPFTPFITEEVWQSITDRKVEEALCINTWPEIGTVDKGMLNDFELVKETISGIRKVRKEKQISFKNKIELMVINNEDLSKSYDELICKMGNVTQIESVQDQVPGAASFRVKSSEYFIPLAGAVDVDAELEKLAIELKHAKGFLISVQKKLGNERFVAGAPEQVVALEKKKEADALAKIETIEASMKSLKS; encoded by the coding sequence ATGTCATTAGCATCTAAATACGATTCCAAAGCAGCTGAAGAAAAATGGTATTCCTACTGGATGGAAAACGACTTTTTTAAGTCGGTTCCTGATGATCGAGAAAGCTATACTATTGTCATCCCGCCGCCTAACGTAACGGGTGTCTTGCACATGGGACACATGTTAAACAATACGATTCAAGATGTGCTCATACGCCGTGCAAGACTTAAGGGATTTAATGCCTGTTGGGTGCCTGGAACTGACCATGCCTCTATAGCTACAGAGGCTAAAGTCGTTAAGAAACTAAAGGAGCAGGGAATAGATAAAAACGACTTAACAAGAGAGGAGTTTTTATCCCATGCTTGGGATTGGACTCATGAGTACGGTGGGATAATTTTGGAACAACTCAAGAAATTAGGAGCTAGTTGCGATTGGTCACGGACAAAATTTACTCTTGACGACGATATGTCAGCAAGTGTGATTCAGGTATTTATTGATTTGTACAATAAAGGATTGATTTACCGCGGATACCGCATGGTGAATTGGGATCCAGAAGCTCAAACGACACTTAGCGATGAAGAGGTTATTTATGAAGAGCGCAACGGTCATTTATATTATCTAGAATATCCTGTAAAAGGCACTACAGATAAAGTGACCATCGCTACAACGAGACCTGAAACAATACTTGGAGACACAGCGATTTGCGTGCACCCTGACGACTCACGCTACACGCATTTAATCGGTAAAACGGTTTTAGTTCCTATCTCAAATAGAGAAATTCCTGTAATTGCAGATGAGTATGTTGATGTAGAATTCGGTACGGGATGTTTAAAGATCACGCCAGCGCATGATGAGAATGATAAAAAAATAGGAGAGAAGCACGGTCTAGAAGTGATCGACATTTTTAATCCAGATGCTACCCTCAATAGCTTTGGATTGCATTATCAAGGTAAAGATCGCTTTGAAGTACGTAAAGAGATATCGCAAGAACTAGAAGAAAAAGGCTTTCTAGTTAAAAAAGAAAACCACGTCCATAAAGTGGGAACCAGTGAGCGTACAAAAGCGGTAATTGAGCCTCGGCTTTCTGATCAGTGGTTTCTTAAAATGGAAGATCTCGCGCAACCTGCCATAAAAGCCGTGCGTGAGGATATTGTTGAGTTGCTTCCTGCTAAATTCAAAAGCACCTATTTCCACTGGATGGAGAATGTGCGGGATTGGAATATTTCACGTCAATTGATGTGGGGGCAACGCATACCAGCCTACTATTATGGTGATGGTAAAGAAGATTTTGTCGTGGCAAGCAGTATGGATGAGGCTGTATCGCTTTCGCGAAAGCGAACTAACAACAACTCCATTACAGAGGAGGATTTGCGCCAAGAAAATGACGTTCTAGACACGTGGTTCTCCAGTTGGTTATGGCCTATCAGTGTTTTTAATGGTGTTTTGGAGCCCGAAAATGAAGAGATCAATTACTACTATCCTACACGTGATTTAGTAACGGGTCCAGATATCTTGTTTTTCTGGGTGGCACGTATGATCGTTGCAGGCTATGAGCTGCGCGATGAGAAACCTTTTGATAAAGTGTATCTCACAGGATTGGTACGCGATAAGCAAAGGCGCAAGATGTCAAAGTCATTAGGGAACTCTCCTGATGCGCTGAAATTGCTGGAGGAATATGGAGCAGACGGTGTTCGCGTTGGGTTGTTACTTAGCAGTGCCGCAGGGAATGACCTGATGTTTGACGAGGATCTTTGCCAGCAAGGAAAGAATTTTGTCAATAAGATTTGGAATGCCTTCCGACTGATAAAAGGTTGGGAAGTGGATAAATCATTGCCGCAACCTGATTATGCTGCTCAAGGAATCGCCTGGTACCGCAGTCGTTTTGCTGAAGCATTAAATGAGATAGAGGATCATTATTCCAAATACCGTATTAGTGATGTTTTGATGACTAGTTATAAGTTGATTTGGGATGATTTCTGTGGATGGTTATTAGAAATTATAAAGCCAGAATACCAACAGCCCATTGATCCACAAACTCTTGCTCAAGTGACCGAGTTGTTAGAAGATAATTTACGTTTGATGCATCCCTTTACTCCTTTCATAACGGAAGAGGTATGGCAATCGATTACTGATCGTAAGGTGGAAGAGGCGCTATGTATCAATACCTGGCCAGAGATTGGTACAGTTGATAAAGGCATGTTGAATGATTTTGAACTAGTTAAAGAAACCATTTCAGGAATCAGAAAAGTGCGTAAGGAAAAGCAGATAAGCTTTAAAAACAAGATTGAATTGATGGTGATCAATAATGAGGACCTTTCTAAGAGCTATGATGAGTTGATCTGCAAAATGGGGAACGTCACTCAAATTGAAAGTGTACAAGACCAGGTTCCAGGCGCTGCAAGTTTCCGGGTGAAGTCCAGTGAATATTTTATCCCATTAGCTGGTGCGGTAGATGTTGATGCAGAGCTTGAAAAACTAGCTATTGAATTAAAACATGCTAAAGGTTTCTTGATAAGTGTACAGAAAAAGCTAGGCAACGAACGATTTGTGGCTGGTGCACCAGAGCAAGTTGTAGCTTTAGAAAAGAAGAAAGAGGCAGATGCACTCGCCAAAATTGAGACTATTGAAGCAAGCATGAAATCTTTGAAATCATAA
- a CDS encoding DUF1573 domain-containing protein — protein MKYFVLFLTVISMSLSIQAQKNTTIEFENKVIDYGTIKKGSDGNRTFVFTNTGSTDFEVASIFSSCTCDVVSKPDVPIKPGEKGKIIVNYDTKKLGPIVKTLTVKGNMEGGIVALKLKGNVVE, from the coding sequence ATGAAATACTTCGTTCTATTCCTAACTGTGATTTCTATGAGCCTTTCTATACAGGCACAAAAGAATACCACCATCGAGTTTGAAAATAAAGTGATTGACTACGGCACTATTAAAAAGGGAAGTGACGGCAACCGTACTTTTGTTTTTACAAATACTGGATCTACAGATTTTGAAGTGGCTAGTATTTTTTCCTCATGCACTTGTGATGTAGTATCCAAGCCAGACGTACCCATCAAACCAGGAGAAAAAGGAAAGATTATTGTCAACTACGACACTAAGAAATTAGGCCCTATCGTCAAAACATTAACGGTAAAAGGTAATATGGAAGGCGGTATTGTCGCTCTTAAACTGAAAGGAAATGTAGTGGAGTAA
- a CDS encoding PDZ domain-containing protein — translation MYRVYSLLIIICLGFISKAQDSYKFPPGTDQIEIPFQSAYNLIVLPVKVNGVELNMILDTGASKSIIFNLSGIDSLQVNKGNLLVVEGYGKGKTFSAYYSEGNTLDVNGYENKSANIFVAAEREIDLLPTLGFEVHGLLSTQFFQDALVEVDYLSREVILYKNPEAIKYKTRSMRKVPITFVNGKPYTKGFFRNGSQELPADLLIDLGSGDALWLLDIPENFMKNNESFEDYLGFGMNGEVSGTRSKMDQLIFGNYQLNRLTTSQPGEGQFVEIIASEVEKSYTGSVGGEVLSRFDVIFDYARSILYLRPNDEFKYGFFYNMAGINIVAGEKELFTTVTDDRNRKVRGVYRTLENEKTISTSKQYSYSMVPRLFVNYVRPESPADLAGVQEGDEILKLNGVSKGNLTLDNTSSKFFKNPYSKIKLKVKRGEKELKFNFRLIPVIK, via the coding sequence ATGTATAGAGTTTATAGCTTACTAATAATAATCTGCTTAGGCTTTATTTCTAAAGCTCAAGATTCATATAAGTTTCCCCCTGGGACAGATCAGATTGAAATACCTTTTCAATCTGCGTATAACCTGATCGTGTTGCCAGTAAAAGTCAATGGTGTTGAATTAAACATGATACTGGATACTGGAGCAAGCAAATCCATCATCTTCAATCTTTCTGGAATAGATTCATTACAAGTCAATAAGGGAAACCTCCTAGTAGTGGAAGGTTATGGAAAAGGAAAAACATTTAGTGCCTATTACAGCGAGGGAAATACGCTAGATGTGAATGGCTACGAAAACAAGTCGGCAAATATTTTTGTGGCTGCAGAAAGGGAAATTGACCTTTTACCAACATTAGGGTTTGAAGTACATGGCTTGCTCAGTACTCAGTTTTTTCAAGATGCATTAGTAGAGGTTGATTATCTCTCACGAGAAGTAATTTTATATAAAAACCCTGAGGCTATAAAATATAAAACCAGGTCCATGAGAAAAGTGCCAATTACTTTTGTCAATGGTAAACCCTATACCAAAGGATTTTTCAGAAATGGTTCTCAAGAGCTTCCTGCAGATTTACTAATTGATTTGGGGAGTGGTGACGCGTTGTGGTTGTTAGACATTCCAGAGAACTTCATGAAGAATAATGAAAGCTTTGAGGATTACTTAGGCTTTGGAATGAACGGTGAGGTTTCAGGCACTAGGTCAAAAATGGATCAGCTTATCTTCGGAAACTACCAATTGAATCGGTTAACAACTTCTCAACCTGGAGAAGGTCAGTTTGTAGAAATTATAGCTTCAGAGGTAGAGAAAAGTTATACTGGATCAGTAGGTGGCGAAGTTTTAAGTCGATTCGATGTTATTTTCGATTATGCAAGATCTATACTTTATTTAAGGCCAAATGATGAGTTTAAGTATGGCTTTTTTTACAACATGGCGGGCATAAATATTGTTGCAGGTGAAAAAGAACTGTTTACTACAGTAACAGATGATAGAAACCGGAAAGTACGAGGTGTTTATAGAACATTGGAAAATGAAAAGACTATATCTACTAGCAAGCAGTATAGCTATAGCATGGTCCCCAGACTATTTGTAAATTATGTAAGACCAGAATCCCCAGCAGATCTAGCAGGGGTACAAGAAGGAGACGAGATTCTAAAACTGAATGGCGTCAGTAAGGGTAACCTAACTCTTGATAATACCTCATCAAAATTTTTTAAAAACCCGTACTCTAAAATAAAGTTAAAAGTAAAAAGAGGAGAAAAAGAATTAAAATTCAATTTTAGACTGATTCCGGTAATTAAATAG
- a CDS encoding pyridoxal phosphate-dependent aminotransferase — translation MPHISEKGRQMPSSPVRKLVPYAEAAKDRGINIYQLNIGQPDIKTPTHALEAVKNTTMDVLEYSHSAGNQSYREKLIMHYNKIDMDLSIDDIIVSTGGSEALMFAMGSICDYGDEVIIPEPFYANYNGFATASGVTVKPITTTIENNFALPPVSEFEKLITDKTKAILICNPGNPTGYLYTQEEMDQLTALVIKHDLFLVADEVYREFAYDGREHFSVMNQAGLEQHAIMIDSVSKRYSMCGARIGCVVSKNKEVIAAAMKFAQARLSPPTFAQIAAEAALDTPQEYFDEVIEEYIARRDLLISSLKSIEGVKVANPGGAFYCVAELPVENSDDFAQWLLESFEYEGETIMVAPAAGFYSSPGMGNNQIRIAYVLEKESLKRAVVILEKALKAYNA, via the coding sequence ATGCCACATATATCTGAAAAAGGAAGACAAATGCCGTCTTCTCCAGTACGTAAATTAGTTCCTTATGCTGAAGCTGCAAAGGATAGAGGTATTAATATCTACCAGTTGAATATAGGTCAGCCTGATATAAAAACTCCTACACACGCTCTAGAAGCTGTGAAAAATACGACCATGGACGTATTGGAATACAGCCATAGTGCTGGAAATCAAAGCTACAGAGAGAAACTGATCATGCACTACAATAAAATTGATATGGACCTGTCCATAGATGATATTATAGTGTCCACAGGAGGTAGTGAAGCCTTGATGTTTGCTATGGGAAGCATTTGCGATTATGGGGATGAGGTGATTATTCCAGAGCCGTTTTATGCGAACTATAACGGTTTTGCTACAGCAAGTGGAGTCACTGTAAAACCTATTACCACTACCATAGAAAATAACTTTGCATTACCACCCGTATCGGAATTTGAAAAGTTAATCACAGATAAAACTAAGGCCATTCTCATTTGCAATCCTGGAAACCCAACAGGCTACCTTTATACGCAAGAGGAAATGGATCAATTAACGGCACTAGTCATAAAACACGATTTATTTCTAGTGGCAGATGAAGTCTACAGAGAATTCGCGTATGACGGCAGGGAGCACTTCTCCGTAATGAATCAAGCCGGATTAGAGCAGCATGCTATAATGATAGACAGCGTTAGTAAGCGCTACAGCATGTGCGGAGCTCGTATAGGCTGTGTGGTTTCAAAAAATAAAGAGGTGATAGCTGCTGCGATGAAATTTGCGCAAGCACGATTGAGCCCACCTACTTTCGCTCAAATTGCTGCAGAAGCTGCCCTAGATACACCGCAGGAATATTTTGATGAAGTGATAGAAGAATACATAGCACGTCGGGATTTATTAATCAGTAGTCTCAAAAGTATAGAAGGAGTTAAAGTTGCTAATCCAGGTGGCGCCTTTTATTGTGTTGCCGAGCTTCCAGTTGAGAATTCTGACGATTTTGCGCAGTGGTTGCTAGAATCTTTTGAATATGAAGGTGAAACTATCATGGTCGCCCCAGCTGCAGGTTTTTATAGCTCCCCTGGGATGGGAAACAATCAGATCAGGATTGCCTACGTATTAGAGAAAGAATCTCTTAAACGCGCGGTCGTGATTCTTGAAAAAGCCCTTAAGGCGTACAATGCATGA
- the murB gene encoding UDP-N-acetylmuramate dehydrogenase, protein MIEIQHHFQLKEHNTFGISAFAKAYIPAVTLQQLKEAVSYYQEEDLFILGGGSNMLLINDVERPVLHVLLKGIEILDNNQGKVRLKVMAGENWHDLVMYCIQNNFAGIENLALIPGNAGTSPIQNIGAYGVELKDTFHSCEVIEVATGKEETLTKADCNFGYRDSIFKNVAAGKYIITSITLELTDLNKTSDYKLKTNYGAIQEEMDQLPGENSISKVAQAVVNIRTNKLPDPKVIGNSGSFFKNPIISRTSYNDLIRMHPQMPCYEVDAESVKVPAGWLIDKSGFKGKRYGDAGVHDRQALVLVNHGKATGKEILEVAKKIQEAVQLRFGISIETEVNLIEN, encoded by the coding sequence ATGATAGAAATTCAACACCATTTCCAGCTCAAGGAGCATAATACTTTTGGAATTTCCGCTTTCGCGAAAGCGTATATCCCAGCAGTAACCTTGCAGCAACTGAAGGAAGCGGTGTCCTATTACCAGGAAGAGGATCTTTTTATTTTAGGCGGTGGCAGTAACATGCTGCTTATCAACGATGTTGAACGTCCAGTACTGCATGTACTTTTAAAAGGAATCGAAATACTAGATAACAATCAGGGTAAAGTCCGGCTGAAAGTGATGGCCGGTGAAAACTGGCATGATCTAGTCATGTATTGCATTCAGAATAATTTTGCAGGTATTGAAAACCTAGCACTGATTCCCGGGAATGCAGGAACTTCACCTATTCAAAACATAGGCGCATATGGAGTTGAACTTAAAGACACCTTTCATTCTTGTGAAGTTATAGAAGTGGCAACGGGCAAGGAAGAAACTTTGACAAAGGCAGATTGCAACTTTGGGTACAGAGATTCTATTTTCAAAAATGTTGCAGCAGGAAAATACATTATCACTTCAATCACCTTAGAATTGACAGATCTAAATAAGACCAGTGATTATAAGTTGAAAACAAACTATGGTGCAATACAAGAAGAAATGGATCAGTTGCCGGGAGAGAATTCTATTTCTAAGGTAGCACAAGCCGTAGTAAATATTAGAACTAATAAACTTCCAGACCCTAAAGTGATAGGTAACAGTGGTAGTTTTTTCAAAAACCCTATCATCTCACGCACCTCTTATAACGACCTAATTCGCATGCACCCACAGATGCCCTGCTATGAAGTAGATGCTGAATCCGTAAAAGTTCCAGCCGGCTGGTTGATTGACAAATCTGGTTTTAAAGGTAAGCGTTATGGCGACGCAGGTGTTCATGATCGACAAGCCTTAGTGCTGGTTAACCATGGAAAAGCTACAGGTAAAGAGATTTTAGAGGTGGCAAAAAAGATTCAAGAAGCAGTTCAACTACGGTTTGGTATATCCATTGAAACTGAAGTAAATCTCATTGAGAATTAG
- a CDS encoding membrane or secreted protein → MELLFITFGLLLLAFAGIAIKIWGKKDGKFSGTCASQNPYLNKDGQACSMCGKLPEQQGDCSTPAKTS, encoded by the coding sequence ATGGAATTACTCTTCATCACCTTCGGTTTATTACTTCTAGCATTTGCTGGAATCGCCATTAAAATATGGGGCAAAAAAGATGGTAAGTTTTCAGGGACTTGTGCCAGTCAAAACCCATACTTAAACAAAGATGGTCAAGCTTGTAGCATGTGTGGAAAATTGCCAGAGCAGCAAGGCGACTGCAGCACACCTGCCAAAACTTCTTAA
- a CDS encoding glycosyltransferase yields MEIGLPFYTLLIVVIINLTYYLYFAKSAYVKQALPSKSSSPVSVIVCAKNEAQNLLELVPLLLNQTHPDFEIILINDASSDDTRSIVEDFSSKHQNVQMVDVVNNETFWANKKYALTLGIKKAKNDQLVFIDADCRPSSSEWLSLMSAPLSGSNRIVLGYGGYEKVKDSILNRLIRFETVFTAMQYMGYALRGNPYMGVGRNLAYTAQQFYDVSGFMAHMRIMGGDDDLFINEAATAENTAVQLDPDSFAISKPKTTWAQWWTQKKRHVSTAKHYKRKHKCTLGLFFLSQFFFILSTIVAFIFETHWEIIMVLVVLRYLVVMIIMGRGLSRFRESELLPLLPLLELLLIGTQIGLFFSNTNSQPKRWK; encoded by the coding sequence ATGGAGATAGGTTTACCCTTTTACACCCTATTGATAGTTGTAATTATCAATCTGACTTATTACCTATATTTTGCTAAATCGGCATACGTCAAACAAGCGCTGCCCAGCAAAAGCTCTAGTCCCGTATCTGTTATTGTGTGTGCTAAAAACGAAGCGCAAAATCTACTAGAGTTAGTCCCCTTACTTCTTAACCAAACCCATCCAGATTTTGAAATTATCTTAATCAACGATGCAAGTTCAGACGATACAAGATCAATCGTCGAGGATTTTTCTAGCAAGCACCAGAACGTGCAGATGGTTGATGTGGTTAACAATGAGACCTTTTGGGCTAATAAAAAGTATGCACTTACTTTAGGGATTAAAAAGGCTAAAAATGACCAGCTTGTTTTTATCGATGCTGATTGTCGACCATCCAGTAGCGAGTGGCTATCCCTCATGAGTGCTCCATTGAGTGGATCCAATCGCATTGTTTTAGGGTACGGTGGGTATGAAAAGGTCAAGGACTCGATACTCAACCGCCTGATACGGTTTGAAACAGTATTTACCGCCATGCAGTACATGGGATATGCCCTGCGCGGCAATCCTTACATGGGTGTAGGCCGCAACCTTGCTTATACCGCCCAGCAATTTTACGACGTTAGCGGTTTTATGGCTCATATGCGCATTATGGGAGGCGACGACGATCTGTTTATTAATGAGGCAGCAACTGCAGAGAATACTGCGGTCCAATTAGATCCAGACAGTTTTGCAATTAGCAAACCCAAAACAACATGGGCACAATGGTGGACTCAGAAAAAAAGACACGTAAGTACTGCAAAACATTACAAAAGGAAGCACAAGTGCACTTTAGGTCTATTTTTCTTATCCCAATTTTTTTTCATTTTAAGTACTATTGTTGCCTTCATTTTTGAAACCCACTGGGAAATCATTATGGTACTGGTAGTCTTGCGTTACCTGGTGGTAATGATTATTATGGGACGTGGGTTGTCTCGCTTTCGCGAAAGCGAACTCCTCCCACTTCTACCCTTGCTAGAATTATTATTAATAGGCACCCAAATAGGCTTATTTTTTTCCAACACTAACAGCCAACCTAAGCGCTGGAAGTAG
- the lipA gene encoding lipoyl synthase, translating to MNTAETSVAPPKGKPKWLRVKLPVGQKYKELRSVVDKYDLHTICTSGSCPNMGECWTEGTATFMILGNTCTRSCGFCGVKTGRPEDVDWAEPEKVARSIKLMNIKHAVLTSVDRDDLKDMGSIIWKETVAAVRRMNPTTTLETLIPDFQGVTRNIDRIVAANPEVVSHNMETVKRLTREVRIQAKYERSLEVLRYLKQEGINRTKSGIMLGLGELEPEVIQTMEDLRENNVDVVTIGQYLQPSKKHLPVKEFITPEQFKKYETIGLEMGFRHVESGALVRSSYKAHKHIL from the coding sequence ATGAATACAGCTGAAACATCTGTTGCACCACCTAAAGGAAAGCCAAAATGGTTACGGGTTAAACTTCCCGTAGGCCAGAAATACAAAGAATTGCGTAGTGTCGTGGATAAGTACGACTTGCACACGATCTGTACCTCTGGAAGCTGCCCTAATATGGGGGAGTGCTGGACTGAAGGTACAGCCACCTTCATGATTTTAGGAAACACTTGTACCAGATCTTGTGGGTTTTGTGGCGTAAAAACAGGCAGACCAGAAGATGTCGACTGGGCAGAGCCTGAGAAGGTAGCTCGCAGTATCAAGCTCATGAATATCAAACACGCCGTTCTTACTAGCGTGGATAGGGATGACTTGAAAGATATGGGAAGTATTATATGGAAAGAAACTGTTGCTGCAGTGCGACGTATGAATCCTACTACTACCCTAGAAACCCTTATTCCGGATTTTCAAGGAGTGACCAGAAATATTGACCGCATTGTGGCTGCCAATCCAGAGGTAGTTTCTCATAACATGGAAACCGTGAAGCGCCTAACCCGGGAGGTGCGTATTCAAGCAAAATATGAGCGCAGTCTAGAAGTGCTGCGATACTTGAAGCAGGAAGGCATCAACCGTACTAAGTCAGGGATCATGTTAGGTTTAGGAGAGTTGGAACCTGAGGTCATTCAGACCATGGAAGATTTGAGAGAAAATAATGTTGATGTAGTAACTATAGGTCAATATTTACAACCCAGTAAAAAACACCTACCGGTAAAAGAATTTATTACTCCAGAGCAGTTCAAGAAATATGAAACTATAGGTCTGGAAATGGGCTTTAGACATGTGGAAAGTGGCGCTCTAGTGCGCAGCTCGTACAAAGCTCATAAGCACATTCTCTAA